The DNA sequence AACCCGGACATCCTCAGGAAGGTCAACGAGGAGAACATGACCTGGGCAGCTGCCAACCTGGCCGGCGTCATGACCGAACCGCCCAACGGCCTGCCGGACCTGCGCGCGGTCATCGAAGCCGTGGAAGCGCTCAACCGGCCCATCTTCGGCATCGTGGAACAGGACATGTACCCCGTGGCCTTCGACGTACCGATGCCCATCGCCAAGCGCACCCGCAACTACCTGCTGTCCTGCGGTTCCCGCACCGCCGTCAGCTAACCCGCCCCACAGACACCACAAAGGACAGAACAATGACTGAAACCCTCCGCGTTGCCGTCATCGGCGCAGGCCGCATGGGCGCCGACCACATCCAGCGCATCAGCAAGCGCATCCACGGAGCCGAAGTTGCCGCCGTCGTGGACGTGGATCTTGCCCGCGCCCAGGCCGCTATTGAAGGCATCCCGGGCGCCGTGGCCCTGGCGGACGCTGACGAGGCCCTGAACAACGGCGACGTCAACGCCGTCCTGATCGCCACCCCCGGATTCCTGCACGAGGACATCCTGCTCAAGGCCCTCGCCAGGGACATCCCGATCCTCTGCGAAAAGCCGCTCACGCCCGACGCCGCATCGTCCTGGAAGATCGTCGAAGCCGAGGTGGCACTGGGCCACCAGCGGATCCAGGTGGGCTTCATGCGCCGCTTCGACGCCGAATACGCCACGCTGGGTTCGATCATCCGCAATCACGAACTCGGCGAGCTGCTGATGCTGCACCACCAGCACCGCAACCCGAGCACCCCTGAGGGCTTCACCAACGAGATGCTCATCAACGACTCCGTGGTCCACGAGTTCGACGCCATCCGCTTCTTCACCGGCGAGGAAATCACC is a window from the Arthrobacter sp. NicSoilC5 genome containing:
- a CDS encoding Gfo/Idh/MocA family oxidoreductase, which produces MTETLRVAVIGAGRMGADHIQRISKRIHGAEVAAVVDVDLARAQAAIEGIPGAVALADADEALNNGDVNAVLIATPGFLHEDILLKALARDIPILCEKPLTPDAASSWKIVEAEVALGHQRIQVGFMRRFDAEYATLGSIIRNHELGELLMLHHQHRNPSTPEGFTNEMLINDSVVHEFDAIRFFTGEEITSIQVRLGKATKNAPSGQHDPQHVLLETESGVLADVEIYVNAKFGYEVATQASFEDGIVSIGGDKGPYTRSSGRWGGNVTPGFEERFGAAYDVEIQSWVDAALKGGIGGPSAWDGYATAACCEAGVEAQKNGEKVAVKLAPKPDLYK